The following DNA comes from Marichromatium purpuratum 984.
GCCTTAAGACAGAAGAAGGAGCGAGCCTCGGTGACTTCTACGAAGCCGAACTCGATCGGATCGGTCGAACGACGCGCGATCTCGATCAGCCCGATGTTGCCCCCCCGGCTGTCATCCTCCACCGGGGCGCGCAATCGCTCGCGGTAATAGGACTTGAGCGAGTCCTTGTCCATCGAGGCGAGTTGCTCGAGTCGGCGCTGTAGCTCGGCGGCCTCGTCACGACGCACCATGTTGGCGCAGACGACGAAGAAGCGGTCGCGTTCGCGACCGACCACCACGATCCCCGAGCTGAGTTCGACCGGCTTGCCGAGGTCGCCCTCGACCCGCTCGGCCGAGTAGCGGATGATGTTCTGCACCTGTTCGACGAAGATCGAGAACACCCGCTTGATCACCCGCGAGTCGGCGTCCTCCAGGCTCATCTTCTGCTTGAGCGCCTCACCGAGCGAGAACAGGATCCCCTCGGAGAGATAGCCGACGAAGGAGAACACTACCCCGCGCTCCTGCAACTGCCGATGGAAGGCGAAATATTCCGTGGCGATCGACATGGCGGACACGACTCCTCAAGTCGGTGGGACTCGGCCAATTAGGGTAGAGGCTCCACTCCCGCCGAGGCAAGCGGAATCAACCCTCGACAGCCACGCTGCGTCGACGCCGAAGCGGGGTCTCGACCTGTAGTGGCAGCCCCATCAAGGCCAGCAGATAGAACAGCAGCGCCACTCTCGGGGCATCAAGCAGGGTGCCGAAGGTGCCCACCGCGAGGAAGCCGAGCAAGGCCAGCCAGACGGTGAGCCCGAAGGCCGGCGAGACGACGCGCCCGGCGAGCAGACCACGGGTGGCGACGAGCAGCAGCAGCGACAGCACGACGAGACCGAGCAGGCCGCGCTCGACCAGCAGATGGACCCAGAGGTTATCGGTGTGCCAACGTTGGTGGTCGAAGTCGGAATAGCTCAGCCAATGGTCGATCCCCGCACCGAAGTCGCCGTTGCGCACCAGTTCGCGCCCACCCTCGAGCGGCTGCAGCGAGACGTCGTCGATGTCGACCAGGGTCTGCGGCTGCTCGAGCAGACGGTACTCACGGCGATTGGCGAGGGTCAGCAGCAGCGGCGCGCGCAGCGCCTGCTCGAGAGAGCCGAGGTTGGCGCTGTCGAAGACGAACTCGAGCCGGCGCCACCGACCGGCGGTATCGGTCACCATCGGGGCGAAGCTGGCGCAGCGCGGGTTCCACTCGCTCGGCGCGATCATCTGACGGTGACACAGACGCAGCTGCAACTTGAGTTCGGGGGCCTCGGTACGCACCGCCAGGCGGAGCCGATAGGCAGTGTTCGGCTGCACCCGCATGCGTTGTCCAAGACGCATACCGCGCGCACCGGAGAGACGCAGATAGCGATTGTCCGCTTCGGTGGCGAGGCCCAGGGTGCCAAACTCCTGAGGGGCGCGCCGCGTCCACAGATAGCGCTCGGGAAAGCGCCCGGCGCCGACCCCGAGCAGCCGCTCGGACCAGTCCGCCGGCACCACCGCGAGCGACTCCTGCCAGTGCGTCAGCCGCGCCTGAAGATCGCTCCCGGCCTCGGCGAAGCGCGCCTCCATGCGACTGCCGAAGAGACTCGGGATGAAGGCCCCGAGGATCACGCACCAGAGCATCATCGCGAGGATACGATGGCGCGGCGCCAGCCGAGCGCCCCAGTCGCGTTCGAGCCGCCAGCCGATCATCGCCAGCAGCGCCACCCCGGCGACGACGATCGCCATTGCCAGCGGCAGTGGCAGGCTAGTCCACTTGCTGGTCGCCGCGCCGTGAGCGGCCAGCCCGGCCAGCGCCAGCACCACCGCACCACTCAGCCAGGCGAGACGGCGCACGGACACCCCGAGACCGGCGAGCCAGCCCGGCAGCGCCGCGACCACCAGGGCGAGGAGCGCACAGCTCATCGCCAACATGCCCCCGGAGCGGAACGACCACAACGCCATCGCCGCCGAGCCGGCCAGCGCCGCCAGGGTGAGCAGCGCCACCCCGCGCGGCAACACCCGACGTTGACGCCAGTAGCCGAGCAGCAAGGCCGCCGCCACCACCGCCAGGAACCCGAGATAGACCCCGCGCGAGAAGGTCACCACCATCGCGTAACAGGCGCCGAGCAGGACGATGGCGACCAGCGCGCCCCACCAGCGTGAGCGCGCCATCAGCAGGGCGAGCACCGCGAACGGCCAGGCGAGGCTGAGATAGCCGTCGATCGCGCCGCCACCGACGTGCATGTCGGCGAAGAGCGCGGTGACGCGATAGGCGGTGGAGAAGTCGAGCAGGGTGCCGAGCAGCGCATAGGGACCCTCGAAGAAGATCAGCTGGTGCAGCACCCCGCGCTCCCACACCACCACCAGCGCGACCCCGAGCAGCCCGATCAGCACCCCGGCGACGAAGCGCCGCTCGGCGCGCGCCGGATCGCGACCGCGCGCGGCCAGCCACAACGGATAGAGCAGCAGCGCCCAGACTAGCCCCTTGGTCAGACGCAGGGCGTTGAGCGGGCTGTAGTAGGAGACCAGCGCGTTGGCATCGAGCGGCGGCCAGGCGCCGCCGAGCCCGCGCCAGCAGCCGATCGCGGCGAGCACCATCAGCAGCAGCAGGAGCAACCGGGCGCCGGCGCTCGGGCGCGCCCGCCCTTCTCCACCACCGTGCCACAGTCCGGCGGCGAGGGTGCAGAGCAGCAGCGCATCGAAGGCGTCGACGAACAGCCAGCCGCTCCAGGGCGCGAGCTGGAGCAGCGGCAGCGCCACTGGCACCACCACCAGCCAGGCGTCGGGGTCGCGCAACAGCACCAGCAGGTAAAGCGCCAGCCCCAGCGCCAACCAGGGGGCGATGGCGGGGAAGCGCAGCAGGAAGGGGATCAGCGCCGCCAGCAACAGCAGCGCCGAGAGACGGCGCACCACTGACCAGAGGACGTTGGACGGAACGGATGGTGCGACGGACATGGCGTCGGCCTCCTGGCCGGTTGACGACATGGGGCTGGATCCGACCGCCAGCCTGACAAGCGCGGCGGTCGGGTTCAAGCCTGTCGTCAGTCAGGGCCTCCGGCCCCGACCACTGCGGGCGTCAGTCGTAGAACAGCTCGGACCAGCGCTGGTCGTCGATCAGCGACTGCTTGAGCGTCTCCCACGCCTCCTCGCCGCCGGCCTGCTCGGCCATCACCCGGTTGAACGCCTCGGCAGTCTTGCGCAGACCGGAGATGAACACCTGGGTGTTGGGTTCGCGCATCAGCCGCAGGGTCTCCTCGGCATGGGCCTCGAGCCCCTGCGCCAGTGCCTCGGAGGAACGCATCAGCGGCCGGGTGCCGAGCGCACGGAAGGCCTTGAAGGTCTTCTCGTCGTAGTAGTTGGCGAGGTCCGAGGTCTCGTCGTTGGCATACATCAGGTCGAGACCGGTACGACCGCCGTAGAACAGGCGCACCTGACCGTTCCAGTCGCCGCGCCGCTCGTAGATGTGCTGGGCGAAGGCACGGAAGGGCGCGATCCCGGTACCGGTGCCGATCATCAACAGGTTGGCCCGGTTGTCGAGCGGCATGCGGAAGGCGCTCGCATAGGGACCGGTGATGCTGATCTTGTCGCCGGGTTGGGCGTCGCACAGATAGTTCGAGGCGATGCCCGGATAGCGCTCGCCGCTGACCTCGTCGAGATAGAAACAGCGACGCACCAGCAGCTCGATCACCACCCCCTCGTCGAGCGGCATGGGTCGGGCGTTGGCGATCGAGTAGCGACGCATGTGCACGGCGTTGCCGAAGGGATGCGGCCCCGGCACCAGCACGCCGATGCTCTGGCCCTCGACGAACTGGAAGGCCGGATCGAGCACCTCGAGGGTGAGGTGACGGACCTCCTCGGTATCCTCCGGGGTGATGCGTCGCGAGGCCTTGATCAGGGCCTCGGTCTGCGGGCCGCCAGCGGCCTGTGATTCACTCATGTCAGCTCCTTAAACGCTGTCCTGCGACCCACGCGGGGTCGCGAGAGGGACGCCGATCAGAGACGATCGGCGTTGCACTCGCCGTGCACGGGGCCAGGCACGGCCACCTCGACCTCGCAGTGACCGCT
Coding sequences within:
- a CDS encoding SiaB family protein kinase, yielding MSIATEYFAFHRQLQERGVVFSFVGYLSEGILFSLGEALKQKMSLEDADSRVIKRVFSIFVEQVQNIIRYSAERVEGDLGKPVELSSGIVVVGRERDRFFVVCANMVRRDEAAELQRRLEQLASMDKDSLKSYYRERLRAPVEDDSRGGNIGLIEIARRSTDPIEFGFVEVTEARSFFCLKAYI
- a CDS encoding FAD-binding oxidoreductase — translated: MSESQAAGGPQTEALIKASRRITPEDTEEVRHLTLEVLDPAFQFVEGQSIGVLVPGPHPFGNAVHMRRYSIANARPMPLDEGVVIELLVRRCFYLDEVSGERYPGIASNYLCDAQPGDKISITGPYASAFRMPLDNRANLLMIGTGTGIAPFRAFAQHIYERRGDWNGQVRLFYGGRTGLDLMYANDETSDLANYYDEKTFKAFRALGTRPLMRSSEALAQGLEAHAEETLRLMREPNTQVFISGLRKTAEAFNRVMAEQAGGEEAWETLKQSLIDDQRWSELFYD